A DNA window from Fusarium fujikuroi IMI 58289 draft genome, chromosome FFUJ_chr11 contains the following coding sequences:
- a CDS encoding probable hydroxyacylglutathione hydrolase, protein MFIQPIPMWWGSNDNWAYLVVDDESRDALIIDPANPEEVIPVLIAAIQSNKLNLVAVVNTHHHWDHAGGNEEILAALGNPKLDIIGGKDCKGVTKTPGHGETFKLRNITITSIHTPCHTQDSICFFFQDGDQRAVFTGDTLFTGGCGRFFEGTAEEMHVALNKHLASLPDDTVVFPGHEYTGSNAKFAISVSHSEPVQQLLSFSDANPVTVGKYTIGHEKQHNVFMRLDDPDIQRATGETDPVSVMEKLREMKNEYKEPEPKL, encoded by the exons ATGTTTATTCAGCCGATCCCCATGT GGTGGGGAAGCAACGACAACTGGGCTTATCTGGTTGTCGACGATGAGAGTCGCGACGCTCTGATTATAGACCCTGCGAATCCTGAAGA GGTCATTCCGGTTCTCATTGCAGCTATTCAGTCGAACAAACTCAATCTTGTCGCTGTGGTAAACACTCATCA TCATTGGGATCACGCTGGCGGTAACGAAGAGATT CTAGCTGCACTAGGTAACCCCAAACTTGACATTATCGGAGGCAAGGACTGTAAAGGAGTCACGAAAACTCCAGGTCATGGTGAGACATTCAAGCTTAGGAACATCACGATAACTAGTATACATACGCCTTGTCATACGCAGGATAgcatctgtttcttcttccaagatGGGGATCAAAGGGCAGTTTTTACAGGCGACACCTTGTTCACTGGCG GGTGCGGGAGGTTCTTTGAGGGGACTGCAGAGGAGATGCACGTGGCACTGAACAAGCATCTTGCATCACTTCCAGACGATACCGTCGTATTT CCCGGCCATGAGTATACTGGAAGCAATGCTAAGTTCGCAATCTCTGTATCACACAGTGAACCAGTGCAGCAGCTTCTGAGCTTCTCTGACGCAAACCCCGTCACAGTGGGCAAGTACACGATAGGACATGAAAAG CAACACAATGTGTTCATGAGACTGGAT GATCCCGACATCCAAAGGGCGACTGGAGAGACAGACCCAGTTAGCGTCATGGAGAAACTTAGGGAGATGAAAAATGAGTACAA AGAACCTGAGCCGAAACTGTGA
- a CDS encoding probable peroxisomal amine oxidase (copper-containing) encodes MSGSVPHPFDPLSGEEIRLATSIVRKEHGDAVHFHVITLQEPRKAEMVAWLANPSSGARPRRVAEVVIIDPRDGKGHVYDGLVDLKSQRITKWERAEGQQPILIVEEMLEVEQACRKDPQVIEQCRISGIDADEMHKVYADPWTISHDTRYGSSTRLFQGLMYFRPDIDNCQYQYPLDFHPIYDPRKKEVIAIDIPRVRRPLQRNKAVDYHHLYIQKEGGYRKDLKPIYISQPEGVSFNVNGRELEWQNWKFHIGFNYREGIVFNNITFNDKGNVRPIFYRMSLSEMVVPYGHPEPPHHRKHAFDLGEYGAGYLTNSLSLGCDCKGAIHYLDAELPTQTGQIRKIENAICIHEEDDGILFKHTDFRDNSTIVTRARKLIVQHVFTAANYEYAIQWVFHQDGTIQPDIKLTGILNTYVMNPGEDLQGYGTQVKKGVNAHNHQHLFLLRINPSIDGHENTVHMVDAVPSDAPVGSPDNLYGNAFYAKRTRLETTGQAITDYNGATSRSWDIVNENKLNSESGKPVSYKLVSRDVPNLMPKEGSLVWKRAFFARHAVHVTKYADDELWAAGNHVAQTSGEPSRGLGAWIGDGTKSVANTDIVLWHTFGITHFPAPEDFPVMPAEPITLLLRPRHFFTCNPVMDVPPSYSVTPSEVAAKKAGFDTTDKVSKLAAMNDSSCCKPPKL; translated from the exons ATGTCAGGTTCAGTCCCCCACCCCTTCGATCCTCTCAGCGGAGAGGAAATTCGCCTCGCTACCTCTATTGTGCGCAAAGAGCATGGCGATGCAGTCCACTTCCACGTCATAACGCTCCAGGAGCCGCGCAAGGCTGAGATGGTCGCCTGGCTCGCCAATCCATCCAGCGGCGCCAGGCCTCGACGTGTTGCAGAAGTTGTTATTATTGATCCCAGAGATGGCAAAGGCCATGTCTACGATGGTCTCGTCGACTTGAAGAGTCAAAGGATCACAAAGTGGGAGCGCGCTGAAGGACAGCAGCCCATC CTCATCGTCGAAGAAATGCTCGAAGTCGAACAAGCGTGTCGCAAAGACCCCCAAGTCATCGAGCAATGTCGAATTAGCGGAATCGACGCAGACGAGATGCACAAAGTCTACGCCGACCCATGGACCATCAGCCACGACACTCGATATGGTAGCAGCACACGCCTTTTCCAAGGCTTGATGTACTTCCGTCCAGATATCGATAACTGCCAATACCAATATCCTCTTGACTTCCATCCGATCTATGATCCCAGGAAGAAAGAGGTCATCGCTATCGATATTCCTCGCGTTCGACGACCTCTCCAGAGAAACAAGGCGGTGgattatcatcatctctaTATCCAGAAGGAGGGAGGTTATAGAAAGGACTTAAAGCCGATTTACATCTCCCAGCCAGAGGGCGTTTCGTTCAATGTCAACGGGAGGGAACTCGAGTGGCAGAATTGGAAGTTCCATATTGGCTTCAATTATCGTGAGGGTattgtcttcaacaacattaCCTTCAACGACAAGGGAAACGTCAGGCCAATCTTCTATCGCATGTCTCTTTCCGAGATGGTGGTTCCCTA TGGTCACCCCGagcctcctcatcatcgcaaGCATGCCTTCGATCTGGGCGAGTATGGTGCCGGATATCTGACAAACAGTCTCTCACTTGGCTGTGACTGCAAGG GTGCCATTCATTATCTCGATGCAGAGCTACCAACTCAGACCGGTCAGATCCGCAAGATTGAGAATGCCATATGCATccatgaggaagacgatggcaTTCTGTTTAAGCACACCGACTTCCGAGACAACTCAACTATCGTCACACGTGCTCGAAAGCTTATCGTTCAGCATGTCTTTACTGCTGCCAACTATGAGTATGCCATTCAA TGGGTGTTCCACCAGGACGGAACAATCCAGCCTGATATCAAGCTCACAGGTATCCTCAACACCTATGTCATGAACCCCGGTGAGGATCTTCAAGGCTATGGAACGCAAGTCAAGAAGG GTGTCAACGCCCATAACCATCAgcatctcttccttctgcGTATCAACCCTAGCATTGACGGACACGAGAACACGGTCCACATGGTTGATGCCGTACCTTCAGATGCCCCAGTTGGCAGCCCAGACAACCTCTACGGCAACGCCTTTTATGCTAAGCGAACTCGACTCGAGACGACAGGCCAGGCTATAACTGACTATAACGGTGCTACATCTCGCTCCTGGGATATTGTCAAtgagaacaagctcaacTCTGAGAGCGGCAAGCCTGTCTCATATAAGCTTGTGAGCCGAGACGTGCCGAACTTGATGCCCAAGGAGGGTTCTCTTGTATGGAAGAGAGCATTCTTTGCTCGTCACGCTGTTCATGTGACCAAGT ATGCGGATGATGAGCTCTGGGCCGCTGGCAACCACGTTGCTCAGACATCCGGTGAGCCGTCCAGAGGCCTCGGAGCTTGGATTGGTGACGGTACCAAAAGCGTCGCTAATACTGATATCGTCCTGTGGCACACGTTTGGTATCACACATTTCCCCGCTCCAGAGGATTTCCCAGTCATGCCCGCTGAGCCTATTACACTCCTTCTCAGACCCCGTCACTTCTTCACCTGCAACCCTGTCATGGACGTGCCTCCTTCTTACTCAGTCACTCCCAGTGAAGTGGCTGCTAAGAAGGCTGGATTTGATACCACTGATAAAGTTAGCAAGCTGGCGGCTATGAATGATTCGTCGTGCTGCAAGCCACCGAAGCTGTAA